The nucleotide window TAAACTATGTATCaatgaattctggtttttaatccattctgtttctcttttatgggtgagtgcatctcattcacattcacagttacgATTGCTAactgtatatttccctccatcctattttatgtttgttttttccctatcTCTCTTTGTATTTTCTAAAGTATGCTTTGCTCCTGACCACTTCCTTCTTTTACCTGCTCTCCTTTTTATAAGTCTCCCTtttggataagatagatttcaaTGAGCAGTTAAGCAtaaatatatgtagtatatatttatacatatatataaaacacatgttttatatatgtatacatatatttatatatatttatacatgtgtaaAACTCTCTTTCAACCAGTTTTAATGTGAGTGAAGTTGAAGTATTGTCCCATATTTCTCCTCCACTGTAAGAGCTCTTCCTTGTGTGCTTCTTAAGTGAGACAAATTTTgccattctttctttctatgcCCCCTTTTCCAAGAACATTCCTCTTTCTGGCCTATCcattaaaaaaccccaacacattatttaaaaataatcatcttCTTTTTGCACTCTCTATATAGAATCTTTTTTGACTTGACTAATAATGATGAAGGTCTTAGAAGATACATGCATCATCTTCCCACAAGAAAaagtaaacaatttaaccttaatCAGTCCTTTATGACTTCTCTTTCAAATTTACTttattatgtttctcttgagtcttgtattcaAAAGTTAAATTCTCTATTCAACTCTGATCTTTTTATTAGGAATGTTTGAACTgcctttatttcatttaatatccatttcttcctctgaaggattatattccattttctaggtagattattcttggttgttatcccaatttttttactttctagaATATATTATAAGTAACCTACTCCTCTAATGTGGTAGCTACTCAATCTTATATTATCCTAactgtagctccatgatatttgaatggttttttttctgactgtatgaaatattttctctctaaCTTGGGGTCTCCAGAATTTGGTTATAGTATTCCCGAGAATTTTCATTtgggaatctctttcaggaggtgattagtggattctttaagtttcttttttattctctggTTCTAGGATATTGGGATAATTTTCCttggtaatttcttgaaatatgatatccagaCTCTTGGATCTTGGCTTTTAGGCAATTCAATCATTCTTTAATATTTCTCCTTGATCTAatttctaggtcatttgtttttccaacaagatattttacattttcttttattttttcattcccctgactttgttttattgttttcaatGTCCCCCTTTTgttcaattcttctttttaaagagttcttttctctaGTGGATTTTTATGCCTCGTTTACCATTTGGCCTAGTCTGTTTTTTAAAGTGCTGTTTTCTTcagtactcttttttttcccctgaaaaccagttttatttaaataagaaCTTAAATACATTACATAAcatttaaactaataaaaaaaaaacaaaaacaaaccagtcTGTTAACTTCACATGGCATTGGGCAGCTGTTGCTATTAAGAGGcaagctggggggggggcagctgggtagctcagtggagtgagagtcaggcctagagacaggaggtcctaggttcaaacccggcctcagccacttcccagctgtgtgaccctgggcaagtcactcgatccccattgcccacccttaccaatcttccacctatgagacaatacaccgaagtacaagggtttaaaaaaaaaaaaaaagaggcaagctCCGCAGTTACTATACTGACTGTTTCGATACATTAGTTCAAAATTTGTTCCCTTGTCAAAAGTTTAATTCAGGTAAAGTTGGCCTCACAGTATGGTGTTCTCTCCACTTGTGCACCCCCCAGAAGCAGGGCACTACTACTAAAAATCTGGTCAAACTTTAGACCTTGGTGTGatgtaagaaagaaaatgtcCTGCCATTGCCCCAAAATGAAACCCTTCCCTGGATCAGGTGGTGCAAATCACCAGGGGAATCCCTGTTTGCTACCAAAGGCTACCTTTATCTTGATGGTACAACTGGGTATTGGTGGCTTTACTCTTCTGAGCATCATTAAAGGTAGCTCAGAGGGTCAGTTTTCTTAAACGGACAGGGAGCTCTGCAGAGGGAGCACCCAAGGAGCCTCTGGACAGACATGGTCTCAGATGCTACTAGGGTTTTGGACTTGACTGAAACATCAGATTATTTGAGTTTCAGGCTGAGCACTGACAGGCTTTACCTCTTTTTAAATGAGGGACGGCAAGACTAGACGGCATGGCTCTTTTCAGTTTATTACATGAATGAGTTACACTAGTCCAAGTTAAACAATGGACCCCAAATGGTTACATTATACAAGCTGTGAGGTTTTTAAACTTGTGACAAGGGACAGAAGGGAATTTTTCTACTCATTGCAAGGAAATCCTCACTTAAGCTTCAGTGAGCCACAAGCACTTAAAACCCATGAACCTTCAGCTGGTCGTCCTTAGCCAGTCCAATTTCGACGAGGAACTGGCATATGTTCTTGCGCTGGTAACCCTGTAGCTGAATTACTTCTCCATATTCTGGATGCTCAATTACAGTACCATTGCAGGCAAATTTCTTCTTGAATACCTTCACTAGTTTCTTTTTATCGTAATCATCAGCGATCCCCTGGACAGTAGTGAGGGTCTTCCTCCCGTTTCTCTGTTGAATTCTTATATGGATATAATCCTCAGTCCCAGCAGGAAGCAGGTCATCACCCTTACTTGCATCAGCAAAGGGGTCGAAAGAGTGGAGGTTCTGGATAGCGGACATACGTGAAGATTCCTTTTCCTCAGTGGAAACTGGCCTGCGGAAGGCGGTGGCGGGAGAAGGcgggcggggcggggggggggggggacggagCATTGGGAAGNNNNNNNNNNNNNNNNNNNNNNNNNNNNNNNNNNNNNNNNNNNNNNNNNNNNNNNNNNNNNNNNNNNNNNNNNNNNNNNNNNNNNNNNNNNNNNNNNNNNNNNNNNNNNNNNNNNNNNNNNNNNNNNNNNNNNNNNNNNNNNNNNNNNNNNNNNNNNNNNNNNNNNNNNNNNNNNNNNNNNNNNNNNNNNNNNNNNNNNNNNNNNNNNNNNNNNNNNNNNNNNNNNNNNNNNNNNNNNNNNNNNNNNNNNNNNNNNNNNNNNNNNNNNNNNNNNNNNNNNNNNNNNNNNNNNNNNNNNNNNNNNNNNNNNNNNNNNNNNNNNNNNNNNNNNNNNNNNNNNNNNNNNNNNNGGGGGCTCGAGGGGGAGGCTGCTGAGTCCTCGGCGGCGGCTCAGTGACTGGgcagtagtcttttttttttggtgcatgTGCCTCCTTTACCAGGCTATGGCTCCTTttccatgattttcttgcatcactttcattttttcccccaatttttcctctccctctcttatttgattttttaaagtactttttgagctcttccaggaattcttttttaggCCTGAttctaattcacatttttcttttaggttttgTATATAGCACTTTttactttgttgtcttctgagtttgtgcttTGATTTTCCCTGGAGCCTTAGTAAGTTTTTATGGTTAGGttacttttttgttattcttcGCTCATTTCCCCAAcctgtttcttgatttttaacttgaaaaaacCCTGCTAAAGTTGAGCTCTGTGCCTAGAGTGGAGGGGGCACAGTTTTGAACTTCAGGTTTTTTGTGCAGCTGTTTCCAGAGCTAGTTCTGAGGGCCTGcactttttcagttctttgaaggTAGTATGATCTAAGAAGAGATGGGTTTTCTGCTCTTCTCTTCTGTGTTCTGTTCTGTGAATGATCACAAGCATTCTTTTTGGCCCTGGAATGGTGGCTAAGATCCTTGATCCCATATGGCTGCAAACTCTTGTTTGCTAATGTTTCTTCTTGTCCTGGGACTGGAACCTAGATCTGTGTAAGGGCAATGCAACAGATTCCTGTACCTAGTCCCAGCAAAGGAACCCCTGTAATCTACTTCTGACCAGTTTTACCACCCTCTTATTATCTGTGGtttgagagctctggaagcttGCTGCTGGCTTACTGTGGAGGGGTCTGTCCTAGTATGACCTAGCTGGAACTGTGCTTGACTCTCCTGGTGCAACACACTTTTCTTGCTAGCTTTCTAAGTTATCTTTGGTAAGAAAATTCTTCACTCCACCTTTTTGTgggttctgctgctccagaattcattttgaggcattatattaaagttgtttagagggaAATTTGGGAGAGCTCAGATGAACTTCCACcttttctccaccatcttggatCTATTCCCTTACTTAATTTTGATGCTATTTGTCATGAGAATAAATGTTATTACCTTATTAAGATACCATAGAAGGATTTTTTGTTTACTTACTATAACtagattcattttgttttaaatctctaTTTTGTGATTGAGTTGTTTTGATTAAGCTGTTTTCCTACTTGTTTTTCAAAAATTAGATAAGCACTTGGGTGGTATAATGTAGTCATCAACATATGTGTGCTCTTAAACAACTGATAATCATATGTAGACCCTTTGATATAACAGATCTccaacagaaaaaatattataatataaacaaCTTTATCAATAGTTTATGTAATAAACTACCT belongs to Gracilinanus agilis isolate LMUSP501 chromosome 5, AgileGrace, whole genome shotgun sequence and includes:
- the LOC123249067 gene encoding eukaryotic translation initiation factor 1-like, with the translated sequence MSAIQNLHSFDPFADASKGDDLLPAGTEDYIHIRIQQRNGRKTLTTVQGIADDYDKKKLVKVFKKKFACNGTVIEHPEYGEVIQLQGYQRKNICQFLVEIGLAKDDQLKVHGF